TCAGCGTGCGCGCCCAAGAGGATGCCCACGTCGTACCCTTCGGCCCTCAAGCCAAGGTTCATGGCCTGAGGCGTGGTGCGCGCAGGGTTGTCCACCAGCTTGATCCAGGGATGCGATGCTGCAAGGGCCCCGATCTCCTCACGTGTGCCGTCATCGCTCATCCCATCGCACACCCAGGCTTCCACCTGCATGCCGCTCCGGTCCGCCTCGATCAATGAGCGCAGGCACTTGCCGATGTACCCGGCCTCATTGCGGCAGGGTATCACCACGCGCACCCTCGGAGGATCCAGCGGCATGGCCGAGGCGTTCGTTGGCTGCGCGCTCATGATCCGCGCATGTTCTCCATGGCCGCTTCGATCACCATGAGCTGTCGGTTCACGCAATCGCCCCATGCATAGCGCGCAAGCACACGTGCGCGTCCGGCTCCGCCCATCGATTCACGCAGCGATGCATCGCGCGCTAGGCGCAGGATGGCATCAGCGGCCGCCTTCCGATCCTCCTTCGGCACGATCAACCCGCTCCGGCCCTCATCCACCACTTCGGGCAGACCGCCCACGCGGCTCACCACCACCGGCAATCCGCAGGCACTGGCCTCGATCACGGCCACGCCGAAGCTCTCGCTGTCGCTTCGGCTCAACGCGGCATACATGTCGAGCTTCACCAGCTCTTCGGGCACACGGTCGTGCGGCACTGCGCCGATGAAATCCACCCTGTCGGCGATGCGAAAGGAACGAACGAGCGCTTCCAAGGGCTTGCGTTGCGGGCCATCGCCTACGAGGCGGAGCCGAGCGAGCTCCAAGCCGGGTTCATGAGCGATCAGTGCGAAGGCCTTGATCAGCGTGTCGATCCCATACTTGGGCGCAAGGGTCTTCACAGTGCCGATCACCAAGGGGCCATCGGCCTTGGGCATCGGCGAGAACCGTTCGGGATCCACGCCGAAAGGAACCACATCGATAGCCGCAAGGTCCGGGCAGATGCGCCTGGTGCGTTCGGCCATCACGCGGCTGGTGCTCACCACGGCATCAGCCTGCATGAGATTCCGGCGCAGGAGCCAGCGGTGAACTGCGCTGGTGTCGGGGAATTCGTACACATCGCTGCCCCAAACGTTCAGGATCAGCGGAACGCCTTCGATCCGTGGAGCCAAGGTGCCATAGCCCGAGGCATAGTGGACATTGATCGCATCGGGGTTGATCTCATTCGCGATCCTTTGCGCAGCAGCCCGGTTCAGCACGTAGCCCAATCCGCCGCGGTGAGGGAGCAGATGCAACCGCACGCTTTCACCATAGGGCTCGCGCGGTGCATGCTGCGAGATCACGTGCACCTCATGTCCACGCTCCGCGAAGGCATCGGCCCATCGCCTCGTGTGGATCGAGTTAGCGGCAGCAACGAGCAAGAGCCTCATGCCTCGGCTGGCTTGTGCAGCGCCACTGCGCGGAGGTGGGCGAGGGTGAGCTCGGCCGCTTCACGCGACCCGGTGTCCGCTTCCACCACCAGGGCTTCGCTGCCCCGCCACCAAAGTCCGTCGCGCACGGCGCTGCTGCGGCAGATCAGCCCAGCGGCGAAGAAGGCCGCGAGCTGTGAGAAGAGCCGTCCGAGCCATGGCCGCGCCACGCCGGGCACGGCGCGCCTGTGCACATCGTCGCCTACGAAGGTGACCACCACAGGGGAGAGGCTGCTCAATACGGTGAACAGCCCTGCCGCCGAGCCGTAGAGCGAGAGCACCACATCGGCACGCTGCGACACGATCATGCGCTTGAGGCGCTGACGCGCGAGCCATAGTCGCCATGGTGACGTGCGGCTCTCGAGATGCACGAAGCTCACATGCGCGCCTTGTCCGGCCAAGTGCGCCGCTTCCTCACGCGCGGGGGCATACACTTCGCCGCCTTCGGCCTCGGGCACCACCACGATCACGCGCAGCGCGCTGAGGTCCTGATCGGCAAGGCGCTGCAATTCGCTCTGCACATACCGCGCATCGCTCCAGGTTGCCAAGCCAAGGTAGGTGAGGGCGGTGAGCAGGACCACGGGCATGGTGTACCACGGCGTGGGCACCAAGAGGTGGAAGAGTCCGCCGAGCAGGAGAATGGCGAAGGACTTGCTGAGGTTGATGCCGTTGCGCGGCGTTCGGAAGTAGGCATCGAGCAGGCTGCGCATGCCATTGAAGTACGCGAAAGGCAGCGCTCCGACGAAGACCAGCCGCGCCATGGGCACATACGCCTCGCCATTGGGCCCGAGGTAAAGCAGCAGCAGGGGTGTTGCCAGCAGCTCGAAGCCCACGGTGAGGGCCACCGAGGCGAGCAGCACCAAGCGTGACATGCGGGCCACGCGTTGCGCGAGGTCGGCGTACTCCCCGCGTGCGAGCTTGGCGGCAGCAGCCGGCAACAGCAACAGCGCCACCGGTGAGAAAGCGGCGGCGGCGATGTTGAGCAAGGTGGCGCCGAAACCCACCTCACCGCTGAGATCGAGGCCGTGGGTGCGCAGGGCGATGTACCCCGGCACCGTAAGCAACGCACCGAGGGCCACATCTCCCGGCACGCGGGGCAGCCCGTAGCGCAGGATCTCGCTGCGCTCCCGTCGCGAGGGACCATCCCTGCGCAGCAATTCGGGCGCAATGGTGATCACGGGCGGCAGCAGCCAGCTGATGCCCGTGGCCCACAGCGCGCGCTCCATGTCGTGGAAGAGGACGAAGGCCAGGCACGGACCGATGGCCAGCACCACGAGCTGAAGCGCATTGGCCCCGACGATGCGGCCGCGACCGCGCAGGTAGCCGTACGCCACGCCGTGCGCTGCCATGCCGAAGGTCATCACGCCGATTGGCGGGACCAGTGCAGCGCTTTCGCGGTCGCCGAAGAGGATCCAGGCAAGGGGCTCAGCGAGC
The DNA window shown above is from Flavobacteriales bacterium and carries:
- a CDS encoding glycosyltransferase → MRLLLVAAANSIHTRRWADAFAERGHEVHVISQHAPREPYGESVRLHLLPHRGGLGYVLNRAAAQRIANEINPDAINVHYASGYGTLAPRIEGVPLILNVWGSDVYEFPDTSAVHRWLLRRNLMQADAVVSTSRVMAERTRRICPDLAAIDVVPFGVDPERFSPMPKADGPLVIGTVKTLAPKYGIDTLIKAFALIAHEPGLELARLRLVGDGPQRKPLEALVRSFRIADRVDFIGAVPHDRVPEELVKLDMYAALSRSDSESFGVAVIEASACGLPVVVSRVGGLPEVVDEGRSGLIVPKEDRKAAADAILRLARDASLRESMGGAGRARVLARYAWGDCVNRQLMVIEAAMENMRGS